Sequence from the Thermocoleostomius sinensis A174 genome:
GTACTACCGATTTAGCTTCTGCTGGCTTTCCTGCTACAACAAAGGTGTAGGTGCGCAAGATACTGTTCGGGGGCAATACATGGATGATGGTTTAATCGATCGTCTCTTGCAAGATTTGAAAAACCCAGATGACGCCATTCGCGATCGGGCAACAGCAGCGTTGTGGCAAATTTGGTTTAACCAAAAGGGAGACTATGGCTTTGAAATTTTGGGACAGAGTCAAGCTCTACTAGAGGCAAAGCAGTATACACAAGCCGAAGCCCTGTTAACTGATCTAATTGGCGATCAACCCGATTTTGCTGAGGCATGGAATCGCCGAGCCGTGCTGCATTATCTGCAAGGAAATTATGAACGATCGTTGAGTGACTGTCAGCAGGTAGTAAAGCTGAACCCCATTCATTTTGGAGCGCTACATGGCATGGGTCTATGCTATGCCGCCCTCGGAGAGTATGTCGCTGCCATTCAGTCCTTTCGCCAAGCCTTAGAAATTCAACCCTATGCCCTGATTAACCAGCGATTAATTTTAGAATGCACTGCCCGGCTTAACTAGCAGTATTTTCCACCTCCACCCCCTAACAGGTAGGAAAACCGAACCGATTTTCGCTGATTTCCCCTTGTCAAGCAGTTCCGCGCCGCTTCTAGAATTGTCTATGACTAGGAATATTGGTCTTTGGTGGGTTTATACGAATGATCACGGGTATAATCGCAACGGTTTTAGGAATACTTGTAACTATTAGTCCGCTGCAACTGGTTTTAGGATGGCAGTTTCCCTTCCTACAAGGAGGAATGACAGCGGGGAACGGCTCAAACCAGCCAGTCGCAGAGCAACTTGCTTCACCCCAACTCGTGGCACAAGCCCCGATCGCCCGCAGTAACAGCTTTGTCGCCGCTGCGGTCAATCGGGTGGGGAATGCCGTCGTACGGATTGATACCGAGCGCACCATCACTCGCAGCCCGGATGCATTTTTGAGTGATCCATTCTTTCGTCGCTTCTTTGGAGATGTGCCCATCCAACCCTATGAAGAGCGTCTACAAGGGCAGGGATCTGGCTTTATTGTGGATGGCAATGGCACAATTTTGACCAATGCGCATGTGGTAGAGGATGCCGATCGCGTGACGGTATCGCTCAAAGACGGGCGTAAGTTTGACGGTACCGTTGTTGGCGTGGATGAAGTCACAGATCTAGCCGTTGTCAAAATCGAGGTGCGCGGCGAAGGGTTGCCCACAGCAACGTTAGGGGATTCCGACAGTGTGCAAGTAGGGGATTGGGCGATCGCCGTTGGCAACCCATTGGGGTTAGACAATACGGTCACCCTAGGAATTGTCAGTACGCTGAATCGATCGAGTTCGTTGGTGGGCATTCCCGATAAGCGTGTTGATTTTATTCAAACCGATGCCGCCATTAATCCAGGTAATTCCGGTGGCCCTCTGTTGAACGAACAAGGAGAAGTTATTGGCATTAACACTGCCATCCGTGCCAACGCGATGGGAATTGGGTTTGCCATTCCTATCAACAAGGCAAAGCAGATTATGCCGATTTTAGAGCGAGGAGAACAGGTTTCTCACCCCTACTTGGGTGTGCAAATTGCTACCCTCACTCCTGATGTGGCTAAGCGTAACAACGAAGATCCCAATGCTACTGTGATGCTCCCGGAAATCAACGGTGTATTGGTGGTGGGGGTTGTGCCTAACTCACCCGCTGCCTCAGCCGGGATTCGCCGAGGGGATGTGATCACAGAAATTAATGGTCAACCGGTCACCAGTGCCGATCGCCTGCAACGATTAGTGGATCAAACCCAAGTGGGGCAATCACTCCAGGTGACGCTCAGACGAGGCGATCGAACTCAACGCTTATCGGTGCGCACGGCTGATCTTCAGCAAGCGAATCGCTAGCAATGTCTAGATGGGCAGGTTTTGCAGAGACCAAAGGATCAGTTTCGAGGGTGGCTCTGCTGAACGCTGCCCCTTAGGCCGATCGTCCAAATCGTTGACGTAGGCGAGTGACGAGTTGATCGACCTCTGGTAATTGCATCTGCATCGCAATCAGGGCAAACACAAGCAGTCCAACCGTCCCTGCTACAACAAGCTGCAACAGTTGAACGAAAAACCCTTCAGTGCCCAAGCCTCGCTGAAGCGCAAAGAGGGTGCCCCAACTGGCCAGTCCTGTTACGACACTGCCCAGCCCCAACCCCCCGATCGGCAAGCCCCATTCTTGTAAGGGCAGACCATGCAGTTTACGGTTCAACACGGTTAGCAACCACACAGTTGAGATGATGTTGACCCCCACTGTTGCCAGCACCAATCCCGCCGCACCAAAGGGACGAATCAACAGATAGTCCAGCAACGCATTGAGAAAAATGTTGATGACGCTGATGCGGAACGGGGTGTCAGCATCCCCCAGGGCATAAAACACTCGTACCAGCACATCTCGCGCTAAGTAAACAAACATGCCGATCGAATAGGCAATCAGCACACTGGTGACAATCTGTGAGGCCTCCTGATCGAAGGCATAGCGCTCATACACCACCCGCACGATCGGAAGTGCCAGGGCAATGATGATTGCTCCTAGCGGCAGCATCGTGATTGCGGTCATCACTAGTCCTTGGCGAATGCGGAGTTTCAGTTCTTCCCAATGCTCTGGGGCAGCTAGGCGCGAAAAGACGGGTAGAAACGGCACTAGAATCATGTTAGAGATGATGCCAACTGGAGTTTGCACCAGTAAATTGGCATAGCCCAAGGCCGCCGCTGCTTGTGGAATAAAGGAGGCAAAAAACAAATCGGTGTAGACATTAATTTGGGTCATGCCAGACGACAGCGTAGCCGGGCCCATCAGCCGCACCGTTTCTTTGACGCCCGATCGATTAAAGTCAAACCGCAATCGCAATCGCCCTAAGCCCGATCGCCACTGGGCGGGAACCTGGACCAACCACTGCAATATCGCGCCAGCTAGGGTGCCCCACGCTAAAATTTGCCCGCCTAACAGGCTATACTCTGGAGAAATTAAGTCTTGCCCTACAAACAGCAATAATCCGCCCAGGCCCACTAAGACTGTCACACTAGATAACAAAGGGCTAATGGACGGTAGCCAATATTGATCATCGGCATTCAGCACACCAAACCCAATCCCAATCAATCCAGCAAACAGTGCCATCGGGGCCATAATCCGGAGTTGCTGCACTGCAATGGCCTTGGTTTCTAACCCAGTAGCGGTTTGGCCAAGCCCGGGAGCCACTAAATCAATGAGTGGGTCGGCGAATAGAATCAACAGGGCTGTGGCCAGGATCAACACGCCGCCTACGAGGGTAGAAATTGTCTCAATGAGGGGAGCAATCTCTTCGCGTTTGCGCTTAGAAACAACACTGACGATTGCACTGTGAAACGGGCCATTAATGCCTCCCAATAGCACAAAGAAAAAGCTGGGGATAACGTAGGCATAGTTGTAGGCATCTGCCACAACCCCGACCCCAAAGGCAGCGGCGATTGCCTGTTGACGAAATAGCCCAAACAGTTTGCTGAGCAAGGTGGCAGCGGCAACAATGCCCGCAATACCAACCAGCGATCGGGAGTTTTTTTTGGCGTCAGACACGGATTCTTGGAGAATGGGTTACAGCGTTAGTCTACATCCACAGAAGCCGAAATCATCGCGGATTATGGATTTCGACCTAGCTTTGATCCTCTACAATATCCAGCCAGACGTCATCTGAGCCATGATGCACAGTCTTCACCCATTTCAGGCGTTTGGGACGCACAGCCATCCGAGCCGTTGTGCTGGCCATGACAGGCAACCAGTGCAGCATATACAGCGAACCCAACACCGCTTGAAACACGGCATGGTCTAAGCGGCGAGGCAGTTTTCGCGCCAGTTGGCTCTGTGTGCGTCCGGCTCTGGTGCGCCGCATACCAATCACCATTCCCACCATCGAAAACATCACCATGAGGCTAGTGGCAGGGGCCAGCATCGGAGGACTGCTGCGAGCTACTGCCATCACAAAATCGGGAACCGCAGCAGTGGGTAACAAATATTGCGTAATCCAGAATACTAGCAAATCCATCGTTTTGGCGGTGCCCATGCGGTTCCGCAGAATCAATCGCCAGTAGTCTAAATAGCGCTGGTAGCCACCTTCAGCCCAACGGTTGCGCTGATGCCATAGCCCGATCGCATTCGTCACACCTTCTTCGGCCACCGCTGGCAGCATCAGAAAATCAATGTCCCAATGATCAAGATGGAGACGAATCGTCAGATCCAGATCGTCGGTGATCGTTTCCTCGTTCCAACCGCCACAACCTTCTAACGCTGTGCGCCGCACAAACTGGCCGTTGCCCCGTAGTTCACCAATGCCGCCGATCGCAATGCGCTGTTGTTGGAAGTAGCTATCCAGCGCCATTTCAGCCGCCTGCCCCCTCACCCAAAGATTCGAAGATTGGGGATGATTTGGATCGAGGGCCTGCGACACTGCTTTTTGCACCTGTACCGCACCCACTTGCTCTCGCTGAAACAGGGGCATCACTCGTCGCAGCAGATCTTTGGGCACTTGAGCATCCGCATCGAATACCGCAATAATATCGCTTTGGGTTTGCCCCCAGACCTGATTGAGTGCACCTGACTTGCCCCCTTGCGCATTGGCTGGACGTACCACTACATTTAGCTGCTGATAATCCCGCTGAAGCCGATCGAGAATCAGCGGTGTGCGATCGGTGCTATTATCGTCAATCACCCACAGGTCATAGCGGCTAGCCGGGTAATCGAGATGGCATAAATCTTCTACCAAGGATGCAATCACGGCTTCTTCATTTTTGGCGGCCACCAGCAGCGACACATAGGGATAATCGTCTGGATTGTCGCTTGACAGCGGCTCTGGTACAGGAATTGGCCGAGCAAACATCACCCGCAGCACATGTAGCCCTAATAAGGTTGTCAGTCCCAGCGCAAACCAACTGCCCCAGGACACTAAGTGTAGGGCCACCGTACTGCTCCAAATCATGGTGAGTGCGATCGCTGCCTTGCGCCGCCGACCACCATAGCCGCGACTAAACGGACTGATGGTCTCGGCATCCGGCTCAATCAGTGTTTCTTCAGACAAGAGAGACTCGGATAATAGAGAATCAGACAAGTTAGACAGGAGTGAGTTGATTGGCAACTGTTCGTTGCAAGAATCGCTTTCGCGCCAGGAATTCTCCGGCATAGGTCATTTGATTGAGGAACCAATATTTATCAACACCCATGAAGAAGCTGGGGATGAGGTAACACCAAACCGTACAGCTTTCACATACAGACAGCTTGCCCTGAGATTGACGATAGGCGTCCACTTTTTCAGATTCGCGATATAGTTCATACAATCGCCCGTTAATAGGCATGGCGTCTTGAGCAAAGTGGTAGCAGGGCAGCAGTAGCTCATCATGTGGGGAGATGGCAATGACCGCATCCACCGCTTTACAACGAGGATTTTGGGGATTATTACCACCTGCCTCGATGAAGGCCAGTGCAGCCTTATTGTAACCAACATTGCGATACCGCTTGGCAGTCAATTCGATCGCTTCGGCAATTTCTGGTGTGGGATTTTTCTTCGAGTTGTAGTTGCTGTGAGCCGTAAATGCGGGGTTTAGCCACACTCGTGCTCTCAATTGCTGGGCAAACTCTGCAACTTCACCAATGCGGTGATAATTTTGGGCTGTCACAGTATGATTTAATACAGGGTATTCGCCCAGCGACTGAGCTAGCTTCACCGACTCAACGAGCGTATCGAAGATCTTAGTGCCGCGTGATTGATCATGCGTTTCTGCATCGGCTCCATCCAGAGAGAAGTTGAGAAAATCAACTAAGCCTTGTAGTGATTTCGCCTTTCTGGGGTAGAGGATGGTGTTGGTGGTGAGGCTTGTTAGAAACCCCAGCCGCTTGGCTTCTGTATAGATTTCAGC
This genomic interval carries:
- a CDS encoding tetratricopeptide repeat protein yields the protein MDDGLIDRLLQDLKNPDDAIRDRATAALWQIWFNQKGDYGFEILGQSQALLEAKQYTQAEALLTDLIGDQPDFAEAWNRRAVLHYLQGNYERSLSDCQQVVKLNPIHFGALHGMGLCYAALGEYVAAIQSFRQALEIQPYALINQRLILECTARLN
- the murJ gene encoding murein biosynthesis integral membrane protein MurJ, whose protein sequence is MSDAKKNSRSLVGIAGIVAAATLLSKLFGLFRQQAIAAAFGVGVVADAYNYAYVIPSFFFVLLGGINGPFHSAIVSVVSKRKREEIAPLIETISTLVGGVLILATALLILFADPLIDLVAPGLGQTATGLETKAIAVQQLRIMAPMALFAGLIGIGFGVLNADDQYWLPSISPLLSSVTVLVGLGGLLLFVGQDLISPEYSLLGGQILAWGTLAGAILQWLVQVPAQWRSGLGRLRLRFDFNRSGVKETVRLMGPATLSSGMTQINVYTDLFFASFIPQAAAALGYANLLVQTPVGIISNMILVPFLPVFSRLAAPEHWEELKLRIRQGLVMTAITMLPLGAIIIALALPIVRVVYERYAFDQEASQIVTSVLIAYSIGMFVYLARDVLVRVFYALGDADTPFRISVINIFLNALLDYLLIRPFGAAGLVLATVGVNIISTVWLLTVLNRKLHGLPLQEWGLPIGGLGLGSVVTGLASWGTLFALQRGLGTEGFFVQLLQLVVAGTVGLLVFALIAMQMQLPEVDQLVTRLRQRFGRSA
- a CDS encoding radical SAM protein; amino-acid sequence: MAPLVANYYLTYRCNARCHFCDIWALEPKQEASFETIQHNLHDLRRLGVKYVDFTGGEPLLRADVAEIYTEAKRLGFLTSLTTNTILYPRKAKSLQGLVDFLNFSLDGADAETHDQSRGTKIFDTLVESVKLAQSLGEYPVLNHTVTAQNYHRIGEVAEFAQQLRARVWLNPAFTAHSNYNSKKNPTPEIAEAIELTAKRYRNVGYNKAALAFIEAGGNNPQNPRCKAVDAVIAISPHDELLLPCYHFAQDAMPINGRLYELYRESEKVDAYRQSQGKLSVCESCTVWCYLIPSFFMGVDKYWFLNQMTYAGEFLARKRFLQRTVANQLTPV
- a CDS encoding HhoA/HhoB/HtrA family serine endopeptidase, coding for MITGIIATVLGILVTISPLQLVLGWQFPFLQGGMTAGNGSNQPVAEQLASPQLVAQAPIARSNSFVAAAVNRVGNAVVRIDTERTITRSPDAFLSDPFFRRFFGDVPIQPYEERLQGQGSGFIVDGNGTILTNAHVVEDADRVTVSLKDGRKFDGTVVGVDEVTDLAVVKIEVRGEGLPTATLGDSDSVQVGDWAIAVGNPLGLDNTVTLGIVSTLNRSSSLVGIPDKRVDFIQTDAAINPGNSGGPLLNEQGEVIGINTAIRANAMGIGFAIPINKAKQIMPILERGEQVSHPYLGVQIATLTPDVAKRNNEDPNATVMLPEINGVLVVGVVPNSPAASAGIRRGDVITEINGQPVTSADRLQRLVDQTQVGQSLQVTLRRGDRTQRLSVRTADLQQANR
- a CDS encoding glycosyltransferase, with amino-acid sequence MPENSWRESDSCNEQLPINSLLSNLSDSLLSESLLSEETLIEPDAETISPFSRGYGGRRRKAAIALTMIWSSTVALHLVSWGSWFALGLTTLLGLHVLRVMFARPIPVPEPLSSDNPDDYPYVSLLVAAKNEEAVIASLVEDLCHLDYPASRYDLWVIDDNSTDRTPLILDRLQRDYQQLNVVVRPANAQGGKSGALNQVWGQTQSDIIAVFDADAQVPKDLLRRVMPLFQREQVGAVQVQKAVSQALDPNHPQSSNLWVRGQAAEMALDSYFQQQRIAIGGIGELRGNGQFVRRTALEGCGGWNEETITDDLDLTIRLHLDHWDIDFLMLPAVAEEGVTNAIGLWHQRNRWAEGGYQRYLDYWRLILRNRMGTAKTMDLLVFWITQYLLPTAAVPDFVMAVARSSPPMLAPATSLMVMFSMVGMVIGMRRTRAGRTQSQLARKLPRRLDHAVFQAVLGSLYMLHWLPVMASTTARMAVRPKRLKWVKTVHHGSDDVWLDIVEDQS